From Spiroplasma endosymbiont of Amphimallon solstitiale:
TTCGTCTTCACGCCATTCGCGTTCTGACATCAATAATTCTTTACGTACATTTTTAGCAATTGTATAATTAGGGTTTTTATCATCACCATTAATTAAAACATTACGTACTAAATAATTTTCAATTTCATTTTGTAGATTTTTTGCAACAAAAGGTCAATCATCTTTCACTCTAAATTCGCTATCCAATTCTTCTTGTAATTTAGGATTTGTAAGCATTCTTTTTCTTTGCATTGGTTTATAATAAGCAAAGTATCAAATTAGAGCAAATGCAATGCTAGCAATTAAATAAACTAATTGTAAAACATTAGAAGTTATATCAGATATTCCTTTTGTAGTATCAGTTCCACCTTTACCAATAAGATTTGCACCCGAAATTAAACCATTGATTAAAGATCTTAATCATTCTTCAAATTGTCAAACTAAGAAAAGTGTTGCTGCAAGTCAAATAATAATTTCAAAAATATTTTTTTTCAATTTCTTTTCTATAGACAGTTTAATTGCAATGGAAAGTACAAAAACATAAATAATAACCATAATAATACCGGCTTCAGCAGTTAATGTTCCATAATTAACAATCGAACTTAAAACTAATTGTCCATCCTTATAAACAGGATGTAACGTATCAACTATTACTCCAATAATATCAGGTAAAATTAATCATACAAAAGCTGAAGAAAAAGTAATAATTAAATTTAATCTAGAAGCTTTAAATGGAATGTTATCTTTTGATAATTCTTTATATTTAGGTGAAATATACCCCTCAACAGATAATGGTTCTAAAATAGCACCACTATATAAAGCATTTTGCATTCCAGCATTAGACTTTAATGAAATAGTACAAATTAACATTACAAGGATACCAATTATTCCTAATCATTGTGCATGAGCTTTATCACCTAAAATTTTAAAAATACTTAAGTTGGGATTATCTGAAAAATTACCAGCAACAGCACCAATCATAAGGATTGTTACTGCCATATAAAAAATAGTAGATAAAATCATAACAATAACTAATGAACGACTAATATTTTTTTCAGGATTTCTAACATTTTTACCAATTGTTGAATAGGTTTCAAATCCTAAAAAGAAAAAGAAACACATGGCAAAAGCTTGTGAAAAGTTATTGGCAGTTAATTGTTGATGAGAAGTAGTCATATCTCAATTTGAAGTTCCTGCCATCACAAATAATATAATAGTTGCTATGATTAATAAAAAAGTTGTTCCTCATTTTAAATAACTAGAAATATTCACAAATTTTTTAAATGCAGCCATTCCTAAAAATAATACACAAGAAGCTAAACCATAAATTAGAATTCCAATCAAATCTAATCCTAAATGTTGTCATACTCCTCAATTAGCATATAAAAAAGAAGATGGATCAGTAAAGTTAATTCTAATCATTGATACAATTTGTGAACTAACTATAACAGGTAAAGTAGCATACTGTAAAAAAGAAATTAATCAACCTCAGAAGCAACCATAACTACTTCTAACATAAATATAAGCAGCACCATTATTACCTGGATGTACTCTTGAAAGTCTTGAGAAAGCTCAAGCACAAGTTCCTGCAATTAAACCTTCTACTAAAAAAATTCAAATCATATGAGAACCTAAATTTAAACTATCTTTATTAATTAAAATTGCAAAGTTAGCAGTAAAAGTAATTCCAACAGTATAATTAAAACCAAACCAGACTAATTCTGATAAAGTTAATTTATGATTTGTCCTTTCTTTTTTCTTAAAAAGTTTTAACATAATATTCTCCTTTCAATTATAATAATTATATACCTTTAAAGTGATTTCATTAATTAATGAAATAGTCAATAAAATCAAAAAAATAAAAAAATATATGTAATTTATAATAACTAATTTTATTTTAAAATACTACTAATATTTAATTAAATTGGACGTATTTCAAATAATACTAATAAAAAAATAACATTTTTTTAAAAACTATTATTATAATAATGTTACTTAAATAAAAATACTACTTTTTTAATAAGTTATTTTAAAAAAATAAGCTTAAACATCTTTTATTCTACATGATAAATAGTGTATTATATAATAATACTTTTAAAAAAATAAAGAAGGAGGTATTAATCATATATGGGAATTACCAAAAAGAAAAAATTTCATTTATTTCCATTTAAAATGCCAACAGCAATTACAGTCTTATTCTTTATTATTGCTCTAATTATCATTATTTCTTGGATTCCAGGAACAACAGGTAAATGATTAGAAGATGAATCAAAGCCTGTAAGCACTGATACCCCCTGACAAGACGGTGGGCCATTAGGTATCATGGACTTATTTTTGGCTCCAATTAAAGGTTTCATTGGTAGCAGTGATATTATTGTTTTTGTTTTAGTAATTGGTGGATATATTGGCATAGTTATGAAATCAGGTGCACTAGATGCAGGAATTGGTCGTTTAGTTAAACGTCTAAACGGAAAAGAAATTTGAATTATTCCTTCAATTATGACTATCCTATCGATTGGTGGAACAGTTGAAGGAATGTGTGAAGAAACTATTCCTTACTATTTAATTATTATTCCAGCAATGTTAGCTGCTGGTTTTGATGTTGTTACAGCTGTATTAATGATTTTATTGGGTGCTGGTGCTGGTGTTATGTTTTCAACACTTAATCCCTTTGCTATTGCCACAGCTTCACAAGCTAGTGGTTTAAATCCTGGTGATGGAATCATCTGACGTTTAATTTGTTGATTTTTAGCAACTATCGGTACTATTGCTTTTGTTATGTGATATGCAATCCGTGTTAAACGTAATCCTGAAAAATCAGTTGTTTTTCACTTACATAGTAAGCATCATGAAGAATTTATTAATAAAGAAGAAATACCTGAATTTACTAAACGTCGTAAAATTATTTTAGCACTATTTGGATTAACATTTTTAATTATGGTGCTTTGTATTATTCCATGAGGTAAAATTACAGGAACAACTATTTTTGATGATTTTCACAATACATTAATTAAATATTTTCCATATTTCACAAGTCAAATTAATGCATTTGGTGACTGAAATATTGAAATGTTAGCTTTCTTATTTTTCTTTGTTTCAATTATCATTGCAGCAATTGATTGAAAAGGCGAAGAACAATATGTTCGTAATTTTATTAGTGGTTCTTCAGAATTATTAGGTGTTGCTTTAATAATTGCTGTTGCTGGTGGAATTGGCTGATCATTACAACATTCAGGAATGCAACATGTTGTTGTTGGTCAATTGCAAAGTATTGATAAATTGCCAAGATTTGCTATTGTTATTATTGGTTTTTTTGCTTTTCTTTTGATTGCCTTTGTTATTCCTTCAACATCAGGATTTGCAAAAGCCGTTTTCCCTATTGTTTCAAAAATAGTAATTCCTTTAGGATTAGGTTCAGGAATGATTACTACTTTTGTTATGGCTAGTGGTTGAATTAATTTATTTGCACCAAGTGCAGGTGTAATGATGGCAGGACTTGCCATTGCTAAAGTTCCCCTAACAAGTTTTTATCGAGCAATCTGACCATATACTATTGGTATTACTGTCTTTGCCTTAATAATGTTAAGTATTGGAACTTTATTACCTCAATCAATATTTTAGTAGAATTTAAAGCACTATGTTAATTAAAACTTTTCTCTAATTAGAGAAAAGTTTTTTAATTTTTATTTCATTTTTATAAAATTAAACATCGTTTGGGAAAACATTCACTTTCACGATTTGTTTGCGTTTGTTCATTATTTAGTAGACTTAATTGATCATTTGCTAATTCTGAAATTTCTACAACTTCATCTTCTGGTAAAAAAATTTATTCTAATATTTTATTAATATTATTTTCAATCATTTACAAAATTTTCACTCATTTTACTGTCGCTAATTATTTTTCCAGTAGCAGGATCATATTCTGTTGATTGACAAGAATTTAACAACATTTCTTCAACAAAAGCAGAAACTTTATAAATAATTAATAATTTTTGGTTAATATTATCATCACTTTTTTCTTTCTGTAATTGCTGTTTATACTTACTTAATTCATCTCATAATGATTTAATATTTTCCTTTTTTGCTTCTATTTTTCTAAAAATTTCTATAATTTCTTTATAATCAAATTTTATTTCAGATAGTAAAGATTTTAAATTCATATTTTTCCCCTTTCAAAATAAAAAACCTACTTGCTTAAAACTTAAACAATAGGTCAAAAACTTATATTTTTTTATTTATAGAAATATTATACTTTATTATTTTTATTTTTTTCAGATATTACTTTATAACAATAAATACTAATATAATTTTAATTTTTAATTAAAATCTTAAATATTTTTAATATATTTTGATTATATTAAAAATTAAAATTATAAGTGTTTTTTTATTTAATTTTACTATTAATAATTTATAAATAAACTCTTAAAGGTGTAAAAAAAA
This genomic window contains:
- a CDS encoding APC family permease, with the protein product MLKLFKKKERTNHKLTLSELVWFGFNYTVGITFTANFAILINKDSLNLGSHMIWIFLVEGLIAGTCAWAFSRLSRVHPGNNGAAYIYVRSSYGCFWGWLISFLQYATLPVIVSSQIVSMIRINFTDPSSFLYANWGVWQHLGLDLIGILIYGLASCVLFLGMAAFKKFVNISSYLKWGTTFLLIIATIILFVMAGTSNWDMTTSHQQLTANNFSQAFAMCFFFFLGFETYSTIGKNVRNPEKNISRSLVIVMILSTIFYMAVTILMIGAVAGNFSDNPNLSIFKILGDKAHAQWLGIIGILVMLICTISLKSNAGMQNALYSGAILEPLSVEGYISPKYKELSKDNIPFKASRLNLIITFSSAFVWLILPDIIGVIVDTLHPVYKDGQLVLSSIVNYGTLTAEAGIIMVIIYVFVLSIAIKLSIEKKLKKNIFEIIIWLAATLFLVWQFEEWLRSLINGLISGANLIGKGGTDTTKGISDITSNVLQLVYLIASIAFALIWYFAYYKPMQRKRMLTNPKLQEELDSEFRVKDDWPFVAKNLQNEIENYLVRNVLINGDDKNPNYTIAKNVRKELLMSEREWREDEE
- a CDS encoding YfcC family protein translates to MDLFLAPIKGFIGSSDIIVFVLVIGGYIGIVMKSGALDAGIGRLVKRLNGKEIWIIPSIMTILSIGGTVEGMCEETIPYYLIIIPAMLAAGFDVVTAVLMILLGAGAGVMFSTLNPFAIATASQASGLNPGDGIIWRLICWFLATIGTIAFVMWYAIRVKRNPEKSVVFHLHSKHHEEFINKEEIPEFTKRRKIILALFGLTFLIMVLCIIPWGKITGTTIFDDFHNTLIKYFPYFTSQINAFGDWNIEMLAFLFFFVSIIIAAIDWKGEEQYVRNFISGSSELLGVALIIAVAGGIGWSLQHSGMQHVVVGQLQSIDKLPRFAIVIIGFFAFLLIAFVIPSTSGFAKAVFPIVSKIVIPLGLGSGMITTFVMASGWINLFAPSAGVMMAGLAIAKVPLTSFYRAIWPYTIGITVFALIMLSIGTLLPQSIF